A part of Streptomyces sp. NBC_01235 genomic DNA contains:
- a CDS encoding response regulator transcription factor produces the protein MARVLIADDDADIRDLVAFKLVQSGHQVTAVEDGMAALRTVREQPLDLVLLDIRMPGLSGLDVCRELRACDDTASLPVILITARSQEGDVELGFAAGADDYIVKPFSPRELSSRVTAVLTRVER, from the coding sequence ATGGCTCGTGTCCTGATCGCCGACGACGACGCCGACATTCGGGACCTCGTGGCGTTCAAGCTGGTCCAGAGCGGTCACCAGGTCACCGCCGTGGAGGACGGCATGGCCGCGCTGCGCACGGTGCGCGAGCAGCCGCTGGATCTCGTACTCCTCGACATACGCATGCCGGGGCTGTCGGGGCTGGACGTGTGCCGGGAGCTGCGCGCCTGCGACGACACCGCGTCACTGCCCGTCATCCTCATCACAGCCCGGTCCCAGGAAGGAGACGTCGAACTCGGCTTCGCCGCGGGCGCCGACGACTACATCGTCAAGCCCTTCAGCCCGCGCGAGCTGTCCAGCCGGGTCACCGCGGTGCTCACCCGGGTCGAGCGGTGA
- a CDS encoding response regulator — MNSQHARVHVLLVEDDHDVSALLERHLSGLGCRVTIADSGEEGLDLAFADPPDMAIVDILLPGIDGREVIRRLRADERSKRCHLVVSSVLDPEDLSELATDEILTKPFRQAAVARLLDSYRSSVSQEE; from the coding sequence ATGAACTCTCAGCACGCACGCGTACACGTTCTGCTGGTCGAGGACGACCACGACGTCAGCGCCCTGCTGGAGCGGCATCTCAGCGGTCTGGGATGTCGGGTGACCATCGCGGACTCGGGCGAGGAAGGGCTGGACCTGGCGTTCGCCGACCCCCCGGACATGGCCATCGTCGACATACTGCTGCCCGGCATCGACGGGCGCGAGGTCATCCGCCGACTGCGAGCGGACGAGCGGAGCAAGCGGTGCCACCTCGTCGTGTCGTCCGTGCTCGACCCGGAGGATCTGTCCGAGCTCGCGACCGACGAGATACTGACCAAGCCGTTCCGGCAGGCGGCGGTGGCGCGGCTCCTCGACTCCTACCGGAGCTCCGTATCGCAGGAGGAGTAA
- a CDS encoding helix-turn-helix transcriptional regulator, with protein MKNVGEARETPTGTLQEEHATGERSTRNRVARSILGHGPSTVTELAGRLGLTPAAVRRHLDALVADDVVEAREQRVYGARTRGRPAKVFALTDCGRDAFDQSYDKLAADALRWIQERFGGEEAVVAFARARIAEQAAAYREVVEAAAPEERTEALAKALSADGYAATARSAPVGEQLCQHHCPVAHVAEKFPQLCEAETEIFSQLLGTHVQRLATIAHGDGVCTTFIPKISHNASASTAGRNPA; from the coding sequence GTGAAAAACGTCGGCGAGGCTCGGGAGACCCCCACGGGGACCCTCCAGGAGGAGCACGCGACCGGTGAGCGCTCGACGCGCAACCGGGTCGCGCGATCCATCCTGGGCCACGGGCCGTCGACCGTGACCGAGCTGGCCGGACGGCTGGGGCTCACTCCCGCCGCCGTGCGCCGTCACCTCGACGCACTGGTCGCCGACGACGTCGTGGAGGCCCGTGAGCAGCGGGTGTACGGAGCGCGGACCCGCGGGCGCCCCGCCAAGGTCTTCGCCCTCACCGACTGCGGCCGTGACGCCTTCGACCAGTCCTACGACAAGCTCGCCGCGGACGCCCTGCGCTGGATCCAGGAGCGGTTCGGCGGGGAGGAGGCGGTCGTCGCCTTCGCACGCGCCAGGATCGCCGAACAGGCGGCCGCGTACCGCGAGGTCGTCGAGGCCGCCGCCCCCGAGGAGCGGACCGAAGCCCTGGCCAAGGCCCTGAGTGCGGACGGGTACGCTGCTACGGCGCGTAGCGCACCGGTCGGCGAGCAGCTGTGCCAGCACCACTGCCCCGTCGCCCATGTCGCCGAGAAGTTCCCGCAGCTGTGCGAGGCGGAGACCGAGATCTTCTCGCAGTTGCTGGGCACTCATGTACAGCGACTGGCGACCATCGCCCACGGCGACGGCGTCTGCACGACGTTCATCCCCAAGATTTCCCACAACGCATCTGCAAGCACGGCCGGGAGGAACCCCGCATGA
- a CDS encoding non-heme iron oxygenase ferredoxin subunit codes for MAYVRACGLSELEEDTPKRVELDGTPVSVVRTEGEVFAIHDICSHANVSLSEGEVEDCQIECWLHGSSFDLRTGKPSGLPATRPVPVYPVKIEGDDVLVSLTQES; via the coding sequence ATGGCCTACGTACGCGCTTGCGGGCTGAGCGAGCTGGAGGAGGACACCCCGAAGCGGGTGGAACTCGACGGCACGCCGGTCTCGGTCGTCCGAACCGAGGGGGAGGTGTTCGCCATCCACGACATCTGCTCCCACGCGAACGTCTCGCTCTCGGAGGGCGAGGTGGAGGACTGCCAGATCGAGTGCTGGCTGCACGGCTCCAGCTTCGACCTGCGCACCGGCAAGCCGTCCGGCCTTCCCGCGACGCGCCCCGTCCCCGTATACCCCGTAAAGATCGAAGGGGACGACGTGCTCGTCTCCCTCACCCAGGAGTCCTGA
- a CDS encoding HEAT repeat domain-containing protein codes for MIPVPVGLVTGALLGLLAVGLALGLLIAGIRGVRTYRRRRHERIAAPVRALLLELLCAPADEQSELLDRIARIDRRTWAALEPTVTSMLAKVTGRARAALVLLCERRGSAVAAAADLSSRRAPRRGRAAHVLGQLGHRPAIPALCRLLDDRDQEVRLAAARALGRMGDPVAVPRLLGSLHGPRAVPPKVVTAALTSLGSEAWSGVAAGLRDQVPLVRAVAIEVLGVTGALAQTPGIVRALREDPDTEVRIRAARALGRLGMPEGLAPLLAAIGPGRPGALRIVAAGSLGSLGAAAATVPLTKLLGDADAHLANTAARALLRFGPTGEAALRETADGRPGTPAAAQARAALAERAVGGTRHDVLVEVTL; via the coding sequence GTGATCCCGGTCCCCGTCGGCCTCGTCACCGGCGCACTGCTGGGCCTGCTGGCCGTCGGGCTGGCGCTGGGCCTGCTGATCGCGGGGATCAGGGGTGTCCGGACGTACCGCAGACGCAGACACGAGCGGATCGCGGCGCCGGTGCGCGCGCTGCTGCTGGAACTGCTGTGCGCCCCGGCCGACGAGCAGAGCGAGCTGCTGGACCGCATCGCGCGGATCGACCGGCGGACCTGGGCCGCGCTCGAGCCGACGGTGACCTCGATGCTGGCCAAGGTCACCGGTCGAGCGCGCGCGGCACTGGTCCTGCTGTGCGAGCGGCGCGGGTCCGCGGTGGCCGCCGCCGCCGACCTGAGCAGCCGCAGAGCGCCCCGGCGGGGGCGCGCCGCACACGTGCTGGGACAGCTCGGTCACCGGCCGGCGATCCCGGCGCTGTGCCGTCTGCTGGACGACCGTGACCAGGAGGTGCGGCTCGCGGCGGCGCGGGCCCTGGGCCGCATGGGTGATCCGGTGGCCGTACCGCGGCTTCTGGGGAGCCTGCACGGACCGCGGGCCGTCCCCCCCAAAGTGGTCACCGCGGCGCTGACGTCGCTCGGCTCCGAAGCGTGGTCCGGCGTCGCGGCGGGGCTGCGGGACCAGGTGCCCCTCGTCAGGGCGGTGGCCATCGAGGTGCTCGGGGTGACCGGCGCCCTGGCGCAGACCCCCGGGATCGTCCGGGCGCTGCGCGAGGATCCCGACACCGAGGTCCGCATCCGGGCGGCTCGCGCACTGGGCAGGCTCGGCATGCCCGAGGGCCTCGCACCGCTGCTGGCCGCCATCGGGCCCGGCCGGCCCGGCGCCCTGCGCATTGTGGCCGCCGGGTCCCTGGGCAGTCTGGGCGCCGCCGCCGCGACGGTCCCCCTGACGAAGCTGCTCGGCGACGCCGACGCCCATCTGGCGAACACCGCGGCGCGAGCGCTGCTGCGGTTCGGCCCGACGGGTGAGGCGGCGCTGCGTGAGACCGCGGACGGCCGCCCCGGCACACCGGCCGCCGCCCAGGCCAGGGCCGCGCTGGCGGAGCGGGCCGTCGGAGGCACCCGCCACGACGTCCTGGTCGAGGTGACCCTGTGA
- the sufD gene encoding Fe-S cluster assembly protein SufD, whose translation MAEAQNSPTFESARAGGPLPVGSTTAGQIAVAAESTVATRMSAPPSFDVADFPVPHGREEEWRFTPLERLRGLHDGSAVASGEGVKVAVEAPEGVTVELVDRDDPRLGRAGTPVDRVAAQAYSAFEKAGVVTVPKETVLTEPIRIAVHGEGGVSYGHQVVELGAFAEAVVVIDHTGDAVVAANVDYILGDGAKLTVVSIQDWDDKAVHVAQHNALIGRDASFKSVVVTFGGDLVRLHPRVAYAGTGGEAELLGLYFTDAGQHQEHRLLVDHNVPHCKSHVVYKGALQGDAAHAVWIGDVLIEATAEGTDTYEMNRNLVLTDGARVDSVPNLEIETGEIVGAGHASATGRFDDEQLFYLMARGIPADEARRLVVRGFFAELVQQIGVDDIEERLLARIETELEATV comes from the coding sequence ATGGCTGAGGCTCAGAACTCCCCCACCTTCGAATCCGCTCGGGCGGGGGGACCCCTACCGGTGGGCAGTACCACCGCCGGCCAGATCGCGGTGGCCGCCGAGTCGACCGTCGCCACGCGCATGAGCGCGCCCCCGTCCTTCGACGTCGCGGACTTCCCGGTCCCCCACGGCCGTGAGGAGGAGTGGCGGTTCACCCCGCTGGAGCGGCTGCGCGGGCTGCACGACGGCAGCGCCGTCGCGTCCGGCGAGGGCGTCAAGGTCGCCGTCGAGGCCCCCGAGGGCGTCACCGTCGAACTCGTGGACCGTGACGACCCGCGGCTCGGCAGGGCGGGTACCCCCGTGGACCGGGTCGCCGCCCAGGCGTACTCCGCGTTCGAGAAGGCCGGCGTGGTCACCGTCCCCAAGGAGACGGTGCTCACCGAGCCGATCCGTATCGCGGTGCACGGCGAGGGCGGGGTCTCCTACGGCCACCAGGTCGTCGAGCTGGGTGCCTTCGCCGAGGCCGTCGTCGTCATCGACCACACCGGTGACGCCGTGGTCGCCGCCAACGTCGACTACATCCTCGGGGACGGCGCGAAGCTGACCGTCGTCTCCATCCAGGACTGGGACGACAAGGCCGTGCACGTGGCCCAGCACAACGCCCTCATCGGCCGGGACGCCAGTTTCAAGTCGGTCGTCGTGACCTTCGGCGGCGACCTCGTCCGTCTGCACCCGCGCGTGGCGTACGCCGGCACCGGCGGCGAGGCCGAGCTGCTCGGTCTGTACTTCACGGACGCCGGCCAGCACCAGGAGCACCGCCTGCTGGTCGACCACAACGTCCCGCACTGCAAGTCCCACGTCGTCTACAAGGGCGCCCTCCAGGGCGACGCCGCGCACGCGGTGTGGATCGGCGACGTGCTCATCGAGGCCACGGCCGAGGGCACGGACACCTACGAGATGAACCGCAACCTGGTGCTGACCGACGGCGCCCGGGTCGACTCCGTTCCGAACCTGGAGATCGAGACCGGCGAGATCGTCGGCGCCGGTCACGCCTCCGCCACCGGCCGGTTCGACGACGAGCAGCTCTTCTACCTGATGGCCCGCGGCATCCCGGCCGACGAGGCCCGTCGCCTGGTGGTCCGCGGCTTCTTCGCCGAACTGGTCCAGCAGATCGGTGTCGACGACATCGAGGAGCGCCTGCTCGCCAGGATCGAGACCGAGCTGGAGGCCACCGTCTGA
- a CDS encoding glycosyltransferase family 2 protein, translated as MSAAGVQMWDGLLGTLHGVIAVCDAAVILYFLAVNTGYLVLILLALAELVRRMRRASFAGYEDVAGSPFTPPISVIMPAYNEAAGITEAVRAMLLLHYPVFEVVVVDDGSTDGTLDALTHAFDLAAVDHVVPEDVPVRGAVTSLHLPAGGPVPLVVARKANGGKADALNVGINLARYPLLCMVDADSILDSQALLAVAKPFSDDPLRVVASGGVVGIANGCTVEAGRVVEAHTPTDLLGRAQVVEYLRGFFLGRTGWSKVGGLLIIAGAFGLFRRDAVVAVGGMDPDCIGEDAELVVRLHRHLRERGRRHGDYRIVFVTEPISWSEAPSGLRVLGRQRRRWHRGLTEILLKHRRMIGNPRYGRVGLLALPFYVLFELLAPLVELAGLVLVPLGVLIGAVDVEFLWRFLLAAYAYAMVVSLVSVAVEEYAYHRFSRWRDLWGAFVGVVVENIGYRQFTAWWRLRGLWDALHRSPQVWGAMTRSGFGPSERVGQGGNRP; from the coding sequence GTGAGCGCGGCGGGCGTGCAGATGTGGGACGGACTGCTGGGCACGTTGCACGGGGTGATCGCGGTGTGCGACGCCGCCGTCATCCTCTACTTCCTGGCCGTCAACACCGGCTATCTGGTGCTGATCCTCCTCGCTCTCGCGGAGCTCGTCCGAAGGATGCGCCGGGCCTCCTTCGCCGGTTACGAGGACGTCGCCGGCAGCCCCTTCACTCCGCCGATATCAGTGATCATGCCCGCCTACAACGAGGCGGCGGGCATCACGGAGGCCGTGCGCGCCATGCTCCTGCTGCACTATCCGGTGTTCGAGGTCGTCGTCGTCGACGACGGCTCCACCGACGGCACGCTCGACGCCCTCACCCACGCGTTCGACCTCGCCGCGGTGGATCACGTCGTACCCGAGGACGTCCCCGTGCGGGGCGCGGTCACCTCGCTGCACCTGCCCGCGGGAGGTCCAGTGCCGCTGGTGGTGGCCCGCAAGGCCAACGGGGGCAAGGCCGACGCGCTCAACGTCGGGATCAACCTGGCGCGCTATCCGCTGCTTTGCATGGTGGACGCCGACTCCATCCTCGACTCCCAGGCCCTGCTGGCCGTGGCCAAGCCGTTCAGCGACGACCCGCTGCGCGTGGTGGCCAGCGGTGGTGTGGTCGGCATCGCCAACGGCTGCACCGTGGAGGCCGGACGCGTGGTCGAGGCGCACACCCCCACGGACCTGCTCGGACGTGCGCAGGTCGTCGAGTATCTGCGCGGCTTCTTCCTCGGCCGTACCGGATGGTCCAAGGTCGGCGGACTGCTGATCATCGCCGGCGCCTTCGGCCTGTTCCGGCGGGACGCGGTGGTGGCGGTGGGCGGCATGGACCCGGACTGCATCGGCGAGGACGCCGAACTCGTCGTCCGCCTCCACCGGCACCTGCGGGAGCGGGGCCGCCGCCACGGCGACTACCGCATCGTCTTCGTCACCGAGCCGATCTCCTGGAGTGAGGCCCCCTCGGGGCTCCGCGTCCTGGGGCGCCAGCGGCGGCGGTGGCATCGCGGTCTGACGGAGATCCTGCTCAAGCACCGCCGCATGATCGGCAACCCGCGTTACGGCCGCGTCGGTCTGCTGGCCCTGCCGTTCTACGTGCTCTTCGAGCTGCTGGCCCCGCTGGTGGAACTGGCCGGACTCGTTCTGGTGCCCCTGGGCGTGCTGATCGGCGCGGTCGACGTGGAGTTCCTGTGGCGTTTCCTGCTCGCCGCCTACGCCTACGCGATGGTGGTCAGCCTGGTGTCGGTCGCCGTCGAGGAGTACGCCTACCACCGCTTCTCCCGGTGGCGGGACCTGTGGGGTGCGTTCGTGGGCGTGGTCGTCGAGAACATCGGCTACCGCCAGTTCACGGCATGGTGGCGACTGCGCGGCCTGTGGGACGCGCTGCACCGGTCCCCGCAGGTGTGGGGTGCGATGACCCGCAGCGGATTCGGCCCGAGCGAGCGGGTCGGGCAGGGCGGGAACCGCCCATGA
- the sufC gene encoding Fe-S cluster assembly ATPase SufC has protein sequence MATLEIRDLHVTVEADNATKEILKGVDLTVKQGETHAIMGPNGSGKSTLAYSLAGHPKYTITEGTVLLDGEDVLEMSVDERARAGLFLAMQYPVEVPGVSVSNFLRTSATAIRGEAPKLRTWVKEVKETMERLSMDPSFAERNVNEGFSGGEKKRHEILQLELLKPKIAILDETDSGLDVDALRVVSEGVNRVRETGEVGTLLITHYTRILRYIKPDFVHVFSAGKIVESGGAELADKLENEGYEVYTKGGVSA, from the coding sequence ATGGCAACGCTTGAAATCCGAGACCTGCACGTCACCGTCGAGGCCGACAACGCCACGAAGGAGATCCTCAAGGGTGTCGACCTGACCGTGAAGCAGGGCGAGACGCACGCCATCATGGGCCCCAACGGCTCCGGCAAGTCGACCCTCGCCTACTCCCTCGCGGGCCACCCGAAGTACACGATCACCGAGGGCACCGTGCTGCTCGACGGCGAGGACGTCCTGGAGATGTCCGTCGACGAGCGCGCCCGCGCCGGCCTCTTCCTGGCGATGCAGTACCCCGTCGAGGTTCCCGGTGTGTCCGTGTCGAACTTCCTGCGCACCTCCGCCACCGCCATCCGCGGCGAGGCCCCCAAGCTCCGTACCTGGGTGAAGGAGGTCAAGGAGACCATGGAGCGCCTCTCCATGGACCCGTCCTTCGCCGAGCGCAACGTCAACGAGGGCTTCTCCGGCGGCGAGAAGAAGCGCCACGAGATCCTCCAGCTGGAGCTGCTCAAGCCGAAGATCGCGATCCTCGACGAGACCGACTCCGGCCTCGACGTCGACGCGCTCCGGGTCGTCTCCGAGGGCGTCAACCGCGTCCGCGAGACCGGCGAGGTCGGCACCCTGCTGATCACGCACTACACGCGCATCCTGCGCTACATCAAGCCGGACTTCGTCCACGTCTTCTCCGCCGGCAAGATCGTCGAGTCCGGCGGCGCCGAGCTCGCCGACAAGCTGGAGAACGAGGGCTACGAGGTTTACACGAAGGGTGGCGTATCCGCGTGA
- the sufB gene encoding Fe-S cluster assembly protein SufB: MTLPTETAHPELEGLGKYEYGWADSDTAGASAKRGINEDVVRDISAKKNEPEWMTKLRLKGLRLFEKKPMPNWGSDLSGIDFDNIKYFVRSTEKQAESWEDLPEDIKNTYDKLGIPEAEKQRLVAGVAAQYESEVVYHQIREDLEEQGVIFLDTDTALKEHPELFKEYFGTVIPVGDNKFASLNTAVWSGGSFIYVPKGVHVEIPLQAYFRINTENMGQFERTLIIVDEGAYVHYVEGCTAPIYKSDSLHSAVVEIIVKKNARCRYTTIQNWSNNVYNLVTKRAVAYEGATMEWIDGNIGSKVTMKYPAVYLMGEHAKGETLSIAFAGEGQHQDAGSKMVHMAPNTSSNIVSKSVARGGGRTSYRGLVEIGEGAHGSKSNVLCDALLVDTISRSDTYPYVDVREDDVSMGHEATVSKVSEDQLFYLMSRGLSEFEAMAMIVRGFVEPIAKELPMEYALELNRLIELQMEGAVG; this comes from the coding sequence ATGACTCTCCCCACGGAGACTGCCCACCCCGAACTCGAGGGCCTGGGTAAGTACGAATACGGCTGGGCCGACTCCGACACGGCCGGTGCCTCTGCCAAGCGCGGCATCAACGAGGACGTCGTCCGGGACATCTCCGCCAAGAAGAACGAGCCGGAGTGGATGACCAAGCTTCGTCTGAAGGGCCTGCGCCTCTTCGAGAAGAAGCCCATGCCGAACTGGGGCTCGGACCTGTCGGGCATCGACTTCGACAACATCAAGTACTTCGTGCGCTCCACGGAGAAGCAGGCGGAGTCCTGGGAGGACCTGCCCGAGGACATCAAGAACACGTACGACAAGCTCGGCATCCCCGAGGCGGAGAAGCAGCGCCTCGTCGCCGGTGTCGCGGCCCAGTACGAGTCGGAGGTCGTCTACCACCAGATCCGTGAGGACCTGGAGGAGCAGGGCGTCATCTTCCTCGACACCGACACGGCGCTGAAGGAGCACCCGGAGCTCTTCAAGGAGTACTTCGGCACCGTCATCCCGGTCGGCGACAACAAGTTCGCGTCGCTGAACACCGCCGTGTGGTCGGGCGGCTCCTTCATCTACGTGCCGAAGGGCGTGCACGTGGAGATCCCGCTCCAGGCCTACTTCCGCATCAACACGGAGAACATGGGCCAGTTCGAGCGGACCCTGATCATCGTCGACGAGGGCGCCTACGTGCACTACGTCGAAGGCTGTACGGCCCCGATCTACAAGTCGGACTCGCTGCACAGCGCCGTGGTCGAGATCATCGTCAAGAAGAACGCCCGCTGCCGTTACACGACCATCCAGAACTGGTCGAACAACGTCTACAACCTGGTCACCAAGCGCGCCGTGGCGTACGAGGGCGCGACCATGGAGTGGATCGACGGCAACATCGGCTCCAAGGTGACGATGAAGTACCCGGCCGTCTACCTGATGGGCGAGCACGCCAAGGGCGAGACGCTCTCCATCGCCTTCGCGGGCGAGGGCCAGCACCAGGACGCCGGCTCCAAGATGGTCCACATGGCGCCGAACACCTCCTCCAACATCGTCTCCAAGTCGGTGGCGCGTGGTGGCGGTCGTACGTCCTACCGCGGTCTCGTCGAGATCGGCGAGGGCGCCCACGGCTCCAAGTCGAACGTGCTGTGCGACGCGCTGCTCGTCGACACCATCTCCCGCTCCGACACGTACCCCTACGTGGACGTCCGTGAGGACGACGTGTCCATGGGCCACGAGGCCACCGTCTCCAAGGTCTCCGAGGACCAGCTCTTCTACCTGATGAGCCGTGGTCTGAGCGAGTTCGAGGCGATGGCGATGATCGTGCGCGGCTTCGTCGAGCCCATCGCGAAGGAGCTGCCCATGGAGTACGCCCTCGAGCTCAACCGGCTGATCGAGCTCCAGATGGAAGGCGCGGTCGGCTAA
- a CDS encoding aminoglycoside N(3)-acetyltransferase produces MPTPPPTGPLVTRNSLATELCALGVEPGEILLVHSSLSSLGWVCGGAVAVVRGLLDALGPDGTIVVPTQSGDLSDPAVWGNPPVPEAWWETIRATMPAFDPLVTPSRGVGVIPETVRTWPGALRSAHPQTSFAALGARAAEIVDGHAPDCRLGEHSPLARLEKLGARVLLLGADYGTCTAFHLAEYRIPSPLVQVGRPGSAGWEVVTEVSITSDRFDELGHDFERDRPITRGKVGAADVRLFPVADAARYAQRWLGLHRSREEEVASEGS; encoded by the coding sequence ATGCCCACACCCCCTCCCACCGGCCCACTTGTCACCCGGAACAGCCTCGCCACGGAGCTTTGCGCGCTGGGTGTCGAACCCGGAGAAATCCTCCTCGTCCATTCCTCGCTCAGTTCGCTCGGCTGGGTCTGCGGAGGCGCCGTCGCGGTCGTGCGCGGACTGCTGGACGCGCTCGGTCCGGATGGCACGATCGTGGTCCCCACCCAGTCCGGGGACCTGTCCGATCCGGCGGTGTGGGGCAATCCGCCGGTGCCCGAGGCGTGGTGGGAGACGATCCGGGCCACCATGCCCGCCTTCGACCCCCTCGTCACCCCCTCCCGCGGCGTCGGAGTGATCCCGGAAACGGTCCGCACCTGGCCCGGCGCCCTGCGCAGCGCGCACCCGCAGACGTCGTTCGCGGCGCTCGGGGCCCGCGCGGCGGAGATCGTGGACGGGCACGCGCCGGACTGCCGGCTGGGCGAGCACAGCCCGCTGGCCCGGCTGGAGAAGCTGGGCGCGCGGGTGCTGCTGCTGGGCGCCGACTACGGCACCTGCACCGCCTTCCACCTCGCCGAGTACCGCATACCGTCGCCGCTCGTGCAGGTGGGCCGGCCGGGCTCCGCGGGCTGGGAGGTGGTCACCGAGGTCTCGATCACCTCCGACCGGTTCGACGAACTGGGCCACGACTTCGAACGGGACCGCCCCATCACCCGGGGGAAGGTGGGCGCCGCCGACGTACGGCTGTTCCCGGTGGCGGACGCGGCGAGGTACGCCCAGCGGTGGCTGGGACTGCACAGATCTCGCGAGGAAGAGGTGGCGTCCGAAGGCTCCTGA